The region CGTGCACGGTCTCGGCATGCTCATCATCGACGGCCCCTTGCGCGGGCTCACTGCCGAGATGATGGACGGAGCGACCACCCGACTGCTCGACATGGTCGATCGCGGGATCTAGGGCTCCGCGACCGAGCGCGATGTACGCTCAATTTCACCGCCAACGCCCCGAGGAGATCGTGAAGCCGCTCAGCGAAACCGACATCCGCGACAGCTTCGTCAACGCGACGCGGGGTGAGATCGAACGCATCCCCCTCCCCGGCCTGCACGAGGTGCTCTGGGACAGCCGCGAATACCTGGGCTGGCGCGACCCGCAGGCCCGGCAACGCGGCTACCTCGTGCACTGGTCGGGCGACACCCCGGTGGGCATCGTGCTCCGGGCGTCCGAGGTCGCCCTGAGCCACGGCATCTCGGCCATGTGCGCACTCTGCCGCACCGCGCAGCCTTCGCACCAGGTGACCATGTTCTCCGCCCCGCGCGCGGGCGAAGCGGGCCGCAACGGCAACACCGTGGGGACCTACATCTGCGACGACCTGGCCTGCTCGATGATCATCCGCATAGCGCCCGCGGCACAGCCGATGCATCCCGACCCGGCCGAGGTCATCTCCAGCCGCGCCGAGGGGCTCCTCGGGCGGGTGAACGCCTTCACGGCCGACATCATGCGCACGGCCTGATGCCCACCCGGCTGCTGCTGCTCGCCGACACCCACGTGCCGAAACGCGCGCGGGCGCTCTCGCCCGCGGTGTGGTCGGCGGTCGACGAGGCCGACCTGGTGATCCACGCCGGCGACTGGGTCGACGTCGCACTCCTCGACGAACTGCAGGCCCGCGCAACGCGCCTCCTCGGCGTCTGGGGCAACAATGACGGCGCCCAGCTGCGCGCCCGCCTGCCGGAGGTCGCCCGCGAAACCGTGGAGGGCATCCGCATCGCCGTCGTGCACGAGACGGGAGGCTCTGCCGGGCGCGAGGCGCGCTGCGACGCCGCGTACCCCGACACCGACCTTCTGGTCTTCGGCCACAGCCACATCCCGTGGGACACGGTCACCCCGAACGGCCTGCGCCTGCTCAACCCCGGCTCGCCCACCGACCGCCGCCGCCAGCCGGTCTGCACGATCATGACCGCGGTCGCCGACTCCGGCGTGCTGCGCGACGTGAAGACGGTCGCCGTCGACCGCTAGGGGTTGTCGGGTGCCGTCGGCCGGTGGCAGCGTGGGGTCATGACTGACGACACCGATCTCGAGACCATCCGCACGATCATCGACGCCGCGAAGGTGGCCATCCTCACCACGACGAGCGACGAGGGCGAGCTGCACAGCCGCCCGCTCGCCGTGCTCTCCGACAAATTCGAGGGCTCGCTCTGGTTCTTCACCGCGGACCCCAGCCCGAAGTCGCGCGACATCGCGATCAACCCCGAGGTGAACGTCGCCTACGCCGACGGCAAGGGCTACCTGTCGGTCGCGGGCACCGCCTCGATCGAGCGCAACCAGACCCGCATCGACCAGCTGTGGAACCCGATGGTCGAAGCGTGGTTCGAGAACGGCAAGGACGACCCCTCGGTCGCCCTGCTGCGCGTCGATGCGCGCAGCGCCGAGTACTGGTCGGTGGACAAGCCGGGGGTCGTGCGCGCCTTCCAGATCGCCAAGGCCCTCGTCACCAAGACCCCGCCCGACCTGGGCGAGAACCGCACCGTCGCTCTCTGACAAGGGGGAAAGATCATGCCGCTCACGTTCCGCCCGGGGCAGCCTCGCTGGATGGACCTGCTCAGCCGTCATCCCGAGAAGTCCGTCGAGTTCTACAGGGGGCTGCTCGGCTGGGAAACCGAGACGGCGCCGGCCGAGTTCGGCGGCTACGTCACCTTCTCGAAAGACGGACAGAACGTGAGCGGGCTTATGCCCAACCCGGCGGATTCGGGAGTCGACGACATCTGGACCGTGTACCTCGAGGTCGCCGACGCCCGCGCGACGGGCGACGCGGCCGAGGCCGAGGGCGGCCGGGTGCTCGAGCTCGAGCAGCTCGCCGACATGGGAACCTGGCTCGTGATCACCGATCCGGGCGGCGCTCGCGTCGGGGGCTGGCAGAACCTCACACACTCCGGGTTCGAGGTGACTACGGGACCGGGCGCTCCGGTCTGGGCAGAGCTGCACGCCCGCGACTACGCACGGGCCGTGTCGTTCTACAGGACCGTCTTCGGCTGGGAGACCGAGGTGCTGAGCGACACCGACGAAATGCGGTACACGACGCTCGGTTCTGGCGCGGACGCGGTCGCCGGCATCTGGGACGCCGACGACCTCCCCGAGATCGAACCGCCCTTCTGGGACGTGTACCTCGGCGTCGAGAACGCGAACGAGGCCGCCGTGCGGGTCACCGAGCTGGGCGGCACCATGCTCGAGAGGGTGCAGGACAGCCCTTACGGCCGGCAGGCCCACGCCGTCGACCCGACGGGCGCGAAGTTCGCGATCCTGCAGGTCGACTAGCGCGCCGCCGGCTCGGGCGAGGGGCGGATTGGCTCGGTGGCGGCAAATTGCTGCTCGTCGGACGCGGGAACAGCAGTTTGCCGCCGATGAGGGGCGGATGTCGCGGCAGGGACGGCAATGTGCGCGGGATCCCCCGGCAGTGGTGACGGCGCGGGCGCACGGGTCTCCACGTCGATGATCTGCACCGCCGAGTACGCCGAGGGGTAGAAGACTTCGTCGAACACGCCCATGAGGTGCGGCGGCGAGTACCCGTCGTCGCGTCGGCGTCTCGATTTCGTCTCGGCCCTGAACCAGACCGGCCACAGCAGCGCCCCGATACCCGTGGCGAGCAGGCTGAGCGTGATGAAAGTCTCCATGTCGCGACCTCCCGAGCGGCGGATGTCGCGGCTACCCCGCCGACAACACCGAGAGCACGTTGCCTGCCGGGTCGCGGAACCAGGCGATGTCGGGGCCGTTGCCCTTCATCACCCCCCGGTCGTCGGCCGGGATTTCCTTGCCGTAGATGTTGGTCTCGACGCCGCGCGAGTTGAGGTCGTCGACCGCCGCGTCGACGTCGTCCACCTCGAAGTTGAGGATGGTGAACGAGGCGGGTTCGTGGTCGGGCTTCACGTAGGCGAGCACGGTGGCGCCGCTGTCGAGGTGCAGGTTGAGGAAGCCCATGTCGTTCTCGGTGACCTTGAGACCGAGGGTCTCGCCGTAGAACTTCTTGGCCGCCTCGAGGTCGTTGATGGAGAAGCCGCTGAAGGCTCCGCTGGGTGTGAACATCGGTGTTCCCTTTCGCGAGGGTGGGGCAATGTGGTCGGTGTCCACATTGCCCCGTCGCGCGGACTTAATCCACCCCCGGCGCGAGGCGGCGGCGCAGCACCTGCCGCTCGACGAGGGTCCACGTGGTCGTCACGGTGAGGTAGATGGTGGCGGCGAGCGGCACGAGGGCCGCGAACAACACCGTGATGAACGGCAGCCAACTGAGCACGGAGTTCATGCGGGCCATGGCGGGAGCCGCGTCATCCGCGGGCTTATTGAAGGCGAGGGCTACCCTCCGCTGCGCGAACGCGACGGCCGCGATCACGAGCAGGAGGCCCGCGAAGACGAGCAGATCCACGCCGAACGCGCCCGTCGTCAGCAGGTGCGCGAGCGACGTTCCGAGCGGCACCCCGAAGAGCTGCTCGGTGAGCAGCTCGTTCGCGTGCCCGTTGACGGTGGGCAGGATGAACAGCCCGTAGACGATCGAGAGCACGGGGGCCTGAGCGAGGGTGGGCAGGATGCCCGCGAGGGGGCTCGCCTTCTCGCTCGTGTACAGCTCCATCGTCTTCTTCTGCAGCATCTCCGGGTTCTTCTTGTACTTCTTCTGCAGCGCCTGCAGCCGCGGAGCGAGTCGGCGGCGGGTGAACTCCGCCCGCACCTGCGAGCGGCCGACCGGGATGAGCAGCAGGCGCAGGACGAGCGTGATGAGCACGATCGCGAGGGCGGCGCTCGCGGTGCCGGCAACGGGTGAAATCAGGTGTTGCAGGCCGGTGACGACCGAGTAGGCGGCGTCGAGCACGACGGCGATGGGGGCGAAACTATAGATGTCCACGGAAAGGGAGTCCTCGCGTTAGAAAGTGAATGGGGGCCGTGTGGCCGCGCATCCGCTCTCTACGACGGGACTACGCGACCGCGAGGGCTCGCGAGGGTGCTCTGGTGCGTGGTTTTCCTGGGGTGTGCGGATGCTGCGGCTCGGGCATTCCCACGAGCGACTGCCTGTGCGCTCTGGCACGTTGTCCGACGCCGAGGTCGTGCGCTCGGATCACGATGGCCGCGTAACGGGCGGCGAGCAGAGTGGACACGGCGAGAGCCGCGATACCGGCGAAAACGAGCGTCGACGGCTCGCCCTGCGCGACCGCCAGCGCGAGGAACGACACGGTCATCACCATGACGAGTCGTTCGAGAACCTTGCGCACGCGCCCAGCCTAATCCCCCGAGTCGGTGCACACTGGGGAGATGACTATTTCCGAAAAGAAGGCATCCCGCATCGCAATCGTCGGCGGCACCGGCAAGGTCGCGAAACACCTCATCACCCAGCTGCACGCCAGGGGCGACGAGGCCGTGGCGATCTTCCGCAACGCCGACCGCGCCGACGAAGTGGCCGAGCTCGGCGCCGTCCCCGTCGTGCTCGACATCGAATCGGCGAGTGTCGACGAGCTCGCAGCGACCTTCGAGGGCTGCGACGCCGTGGTGTTCTCCGCCGGCGCAGGCGGCGGCAACCCGGCCCGCACCCGCGCGGTGGACTTCGAGGGCGCCGTCACCGCAATCGACGCCGCGACCCACGCCCGCGTGTCGCGATTCGTGATCGTCTCGGCCATCGGCGTCGGCGCGGAGCTGCCCGGCGAGCCCGGCGACTCGATGCGCCCGTACTACGAGGCGAAGCGCGACGCCGATCTCGCCGTCGAAGCGTCGGGTCTCGAATACACGATCGTGCGCCCCGGTGGGTTGACGGATGACGCGGCCACCGGCCTCGTCACGATCGGTGACACCGTCGAACGCGGCAACATCGCCCGCGCCGACGTCGCGGCGGTCATCGTTGCGGCGCTCGACAACCCCGGCACCATCGGCCACGCGTGGGAGGTAGTCGCGGGCGACCGCCCGATCGCGGACGCCATCACGGACGCGCTCTAGCCCTAGATCGGTGTCGGTGGTCCGCAGTATTTTGGGGGCCACCGATCACCGCAAAGGAGCGCACCATGGACTGGAAAATCGAACTTCTCTCCGTACCCGTTTCAGACATCGACAGGTCGAAAGACTTCTACGTCAAGCTCGGTTTCACCGCCGACCATGACAACCGGGTCGACGAGACCATGCGGTTCGTCCAGCTCACTCCCCCGGGCTCGGCGTGCTCGATCGTTCTCGACAAGAACCTGGGCGGAAACATGGAGCCCGGTTCGCTCGAGGGCGTGCAGTGCGTCGTGGCCGACGCAGACGCCGCCCTGCAGCAGCTCGTCGATGCGGGTGTCGAGGCTCGCGGGGTCGAAGAGTATCCGTGGGGTCGGTTCGTGTTCTTCACCGATCCCGACGGCAACGGCTGGGCGTTGCAAGAACTGCCCGACTACTCGGCCGTGCAGCCGAGCTAGCCCCCGGCCGGATGTCGGGCTACTCGTCGTCGAAGGGCCAGACCGGGCGGATCTGAATCTGCCCGGCCCTGGCCATCGGGTGCGCGGCCGCGATACGCACCGCATCGTCGAGACTGTCGCACTCGATGACGTCGAAGCCCGCGACCCAGTCTCGTCCCTCGTGAAGGGCGCCGGTCGCGGTGACGACATCGCCGTCGCGCACCTTCACGATTGTGGCCTCCGCACCCGGCCGGGTGCGGTTGCCGTAGAGGTGGGCACCGCGCGATTCCAGGTCGTCGACCCAGTGCTCGGCGTCGAGATCGACGCCGGCCTCTCCGTCGGGCGCGTCAGCGATGAGCAGCAGAAACTCCATGGGATCTCCTTTGATTGCCTTATGTTTACAGCGTGAACTTGCGCGCGGCAAGGGTTCGCCGCAGGTTCAGCGGTCGGCTGCCGCGACGTGGTCGGGGAAGTCGGTCTCGCCGATGCCGCCCGGGCCGTAGAACGCCGTGACGAACGCGCGCGCCTCCACGGCGAGCCGGTCGTCCGTCGCGTCGCCGCCGAAGCTCGCCGTGAACCCGTAGCCGCCCTGCGCCGGGCCGTTGCGCCACGCGAAGTCGTAGCTGATCGCGCCGCCGGGCTGGCGTCGTTCGCGGACGCGGAACAGTTCGCCGTCGACGGACAGATCGAGATCGCGCATCTCTCGACCTTAGCGACGCCGCTCACAGGCGGGCGGGTCACACTGGGGTCATGCGCAGAAAGATCAGCCCCGTCGTGCCCGGTCCCGGCCAGGAGTCCGTGTGGGACTACCCCAGGCCGCCCAGGGTCGAACCGACCGACGAACGAGTGGTGGTCACCCTCGGCGGGGTGACGATCGCCGACACCACCGACGCGGTCCGGGTGCTGGAGACGAGTCATCCGCCCGTCTACTACCTGCCGCGCGCGTCCTTCGCGGCCGGGTCCCTCGAGCCCGCGCCCGGCACCAGCTTCTGCGAATTCAAGGGCGTTGCCGGCTACCTCACCGTGCGTGGCGGGGACGCCGTGGCCGAGAGCGCCGGCTGGTTCTACCCCGAACCGAGCCCCGGCTTCGAGGTGCTCGCCGACCGCGTCGCGGTCTACCCCGGCGCCATGGAACGCTGCGAGGTCGACGGAGAGCAGGTGCAGCCGCAGGCGGGCGGCTTCTACGGCGGCTGGATCACGGGCCGGGTCGTCGGTCCGTTCAAGGGCGAGCCGGGCACGCTCGACTGGTAGCCGCTGCGTAGGCTGGACCGATGACCGTCCCCGCCCGGAAGGGCATCGCCCGCCGCCTCCGCATCGGCGTCGTCGCCGTCGTCGTCGCGGTCCTGCTGGTCGCGGTCGGGGTGCTCGTCTGGGCGAACATCGTGATGCAGGGCGACAGGGACCGAGCCCTCGAGGTCTGGACGAACGACGCGGTCGAGGTCACGAGCACCGACCACTCGGTCGTCATCGGGCCGACGGGGGTCGCGTCCGGCACCGGCCTCGTCTTCATCCCCGGGGCGAAAGTCGATCCGTACGCGTACCTGTACAAGCTGTCGGAGATCGTGGAGCGTACCGGCGCGACCGTCGTGATCACCAAGCCGATCCTGAACCTCGCGTTCTTCGACCAGCGCCCGCTCGATACCTTCACCGCCGACGTACCCGGTGTCGACCGCTGGTTCGTGGGCGGACATTCCCTCGGCGGGGTGCGCGCCTGCATGCTCGCCGACAACCCCGAGGTCGACGGCCTCATCCTGTTCGGCAGCTATTGCGCGAACGATCTGACCGGGTCCGGGCTCGATGTGCTCAGCATCGCCGGCAGCCGGGACGGTCTGAGCACGCCCGAGAAGATCGCGGATGCCGCGGGCCGGTTACCGGCGGACGCCGACTTCGTCGAGATCCAGGGTCTCAATCACGCGGGTTTCGGCGACTACGGGGTGCAGCCCGGCGACAACACGGCGACCATCTCGACCGAAGTGGAGCGCGACGAGATCAGCGACGCGCTTGAGACGCTCCTCGGGCCATAGCCGCGACGTTCTTCTTGCGCCCGGCGTTCTGCTTCCGCGCGAAAGGCGATAGCGTCTCAGGAGGCGCAATAGAACAGAGGCTGCTCAGATGATCTTCGAAGTCGGCGAAACCGTCGTTTATCCGCACCATGGCGCAGCGACCATCACCGCCGTCACGACTCGCACCGTGAAGGGCGAGGAGAAGAAGTACATCACGCTCGACATGCACGGCAGCGACCTGGTCGTCGAGCTGCCCGTCGACAACGCCGAGCTCGTCGGTGTGCGCGACGTCATCGACGACGCGGGCGTCGAGGCCGTCTACGCGGTCCTCCGCGGCGAGGCCGAGGAAGAGGTCAGCAACTGGTCGCGCCGGTTCAAGGCGAACACCGAGAAGATGGGAAGCGGCGACGTCTACAGGGTCAGCGAGGTCGTGCGCGACCTGTGGCGCCGGGACCAGCGCGCCGTGCTGTCGGCCGGCGAGAAGCGGATGCTCGTCAAGAGCCGTCAGATCGTGGTGTCCGAACTGAGCCTCGCGCTCGGAGCCGACGAAGAGGCCGCGATCGCCGCCCTCGACGACGTGCTGGCGTCGAGCCTCCCGGAGCCGGCCGCGGCCGAATGACGGGCTAGATCTCTTTGGGGATGAAGGCCCAGAGAATCAGGTAGATGATCACCTGCGGCCCGGGGATCAGAATGGATGCCACGGTCAGCAGGCGCACGAGCGTCACCGACCAGCCGAAACGGTTTGCGATGGCGGCGCAGACGCCACCGATCATGGTGCCGGACTTGGGTCGCTGGAGTGTGCTCATGCCCCCAGTCTGCCGAATTATGCCCGTCGCTACATCAGGGATAACCCCCGAACACGATCGCTCGGCAGAGCGCAAGCATTCAGCGAGTCCGTTTCAGTAAGGCATGATGTGAAGCGGGGGCCCGAATATCGGGCTGAGTCGTTCGGGGGAATCATGATCAGCACGGTCGATGGGGGCGCAGCAGCGATGCGCGCCGCCCGGTCGGATCCCGGTGGGCGCTCGCAAACCGGCGCGGTTCTCGCCCGCGCGATCCGCGTGCTGATCGTCGTCACCATCGTGATGAACCTCGTGTACCTCGGCGCGCTGCTGTTGCCGGGCGATCCCGCGAGCGTGCTGATCAACGTCTGGCTGGCCCTGGTCGCCACGTGGCTGCCCGTCGGTGTCTTCTGGCTCGTCGCAGTGCGCACGTCGTTCACGCGATGGGAGGTGATTCTCGCGGCCGCCGGCGTGACGTTCAACGCCGCGGGCGACACGTTCTTCTCACTCGCGATGGATTCATCCGGCAACCTGCCCTCGCCCTCCCTCGCCGACCTCGGCTACCTGCTCTACTACCCGCTCACGATGGCCGCACTCCTCGTTCTCGTGAGACGCCAGTCACGAAGGATGACCGGCTCGGTACTAGTCGACAGCACTCTCGCGATGCTGGGCGCGGCCGCCGTGCTCGCGGTCGTGCTCGCGCCGGTCTTCGACGATGCGACGATCGACTCCGCACCGCTCGACGCCGCGATCGCCGCCCTGTACCCGCTCTTCGATCTGCTTCTCATCGCGATCGTGGTGGGGATCTCGGCGTCGCCGGTTTTGCGGATCGGTCCGCGTTGGCAGTTCCTGCTGCTGGGGCTGCTGCTCTTCACCGGCGCGGACATCGCCTATGCGCTGCTGAACCACGAGGACGCCTACTCGAGCGGCACCACACTCGACGCCGCGTGGACGGCCGGCGTGGCATTCGTCGCGCTGTGGGTCGACGGGGTCGACCGGGTGAAACCAGAGCTGCCGCGCGCGACGTCCGATGCACGACTGCTGCCCGTGCCCGCCATGGCCGTGCTCGCGGGGCTCGCCGTGTTGTTGGTCGCGACCCAGACCTCCGTGCCGACCGTCGCGCTCGTGTTGGCCGCCGCGGCCGTCGCGCTCTCCGTCGTTCCCGTCATGTTCCGGCAGTCGATGCTCGCCCACGTTCTCGAGGGGCAGGAGAAGGTGGTGGCGCGCCTGACAGCGCTCGACAGGTCGAAGAGCGACATGATCGGCACGGTGAGCCACGAGATGCGCACGCCGCTGACCTCGATCCTGGGCTTTCTCGAACTCGTTCTCGACGAGACGGGCGGACCGCTCCCCAAGCCGGCGAAAGACATGCTGGTCGTCGTCGACCGCAACGCCCATCGCCTCCACGACCTCGTGGGCAACATGCTTGTGCTGACGCGCCTGGAATCGGGCGACACGAAGCTTGCCACCGCGCCGGTGGAGCTCGGCCGGATACTGGCGCGGGCCACGGAATCGCTGCAGCCCTTCGCCCTATCCCGCGACGTGGACCTCACGACCACCTGCGGTGACGCGGCCATCGTCGAGGGCGACGAGGCCCATCTCGAGCGGGCTTTCACGAACATGATGGAGAACGCGGTGAAGTTCACCCCGGCCGCCGGATCGGTCCGGGTCGCGGTCGCCTCCGGAATCGCCTCCGCAGGCCGGTCCACCGTGGTCGTCACTGTCGCCGACACCGGCATGGGCATACCGGAAAGCGACATCCCGCAGCTCTTCGACCGCTTCTTCCGTGCGGCGAACGCCCAGAACGAGGCCGTACC is a window of Conyzicola nivalis DNA encoding:
- a CDS encoding FBP domain-containing protein; translation: MKPLSETDIRDSFVNATRGEIERIPLPGLHEVLWDSREYLGWRDPQARQRGYLVHWSGDTPVGIVLRASEVALSHGISAMCALCRTAQPSHQVTMFSAPRAGEAGRNGNTVGTYICDDLACSMIIRIAPAAQPMHPDPAEVISSRAEGLLGRVNAFTADIMRTA
- a CDS encoding metallophosphoesterase family protein, translated to MPTRLLLLADTHVPKRARALSPAVWSAVDEADLVIHAGDWVDVALLDELQARATRLLGVWGNNDGAQLRARLPEVARETVEGIRIAVVHETGGSAGREARCDAAYPDTDLLVFGHSHIPWDTVTPNGLRLLNPGSPTDRRRQPVCTIMTAVADSGVLRDVKTVAVDR
- a CDS encoding pyridoxamine 5'-phosphate oxidase family protein, producing MTDDTDLETIRTIIDAAKVAILTTTSDEGELHSRPLAVLSDKFEGSLWFFTADPSPKSRDIAINPEVNVAYADGKGYLSVAGTASIERNQTRIDQLWNPMVEAWFENGKDDPSVALLRVDARSAEYWSVDKPGVVRAFQIAKALVTKTPPDLGENRTVAL
- a CDS encoding VOC family protein; amino-acid sequence: MPLTFRPGQPRWMDLLSRHPEKSVEFYRGLLGWETETAPAEFGGYVTFSKDGQNVSGLMPNPADSGVDDIWTVYLEVADARATGDAAEAEGGRVLELEQLADMGTWLVITDPGGARVGGWQNLTHSGFEVTTGPGAPVWAELHARDYARAVSFYRTVFGWETEVLSDTDEMRYTTLGSGADAVAGIWDADDLPEIEPPFWDVYLGVENANEAAVRVTELGGTMLERVQDSPYGRQAHAVDPTGAKFAILQVD
- a CDS encoding VOC family protein, which gives rise to MFTPSGAFSGFSINDLEAAKKFYGETLGLKVTENDMGFLNLHLDSGATVLAYVKPDHEPASFTILNFEVDDVDAAVDDLNSRGVETNIYGKEIPADDRGVMKGNGPDIAWFRDPAGNVLSVLSAG
- the yidC gene encoding membrane protein insertase YidC gives rise to the protein MDIYSFAPIAVVLDAAYSVVTGLQHLISPVAGTASAALAIVLITLVLRLLLIPVGRSQVRAEFTRRRLAPRLQALQKKYKKNPEMLQKKTMELYTSEKASPLAGILPTLAQAPVLSIVYGLFILPTVNGHANELLTEQLFGVPLGTSLAHLLTTGAFGVDLLVFAGLLLVIAAVAFAQRRVALAFNKPADDAAPAMARMNSVLSWLPFITVLFAALVPLAATIYLTVTTTWTLVERQVLRRRLAPGVD
- a CDS encoding SDR family oxidoreductase; the encoded protein is MTISEKKASRIAIVGGTGKVAKHLITQLHARGDEAVAIFRNADRADEVAELGAVPVVLDIESASVDELAATFEGCDAVVFSAGAGGGNPARTRAVDFEGAVTAIDAATHARVSRFVIVSAIGVGAELPGEPGDSMRPYYEAKRDADLAVEASGLEYTIVRPGGLTDDAATGLVTIGDTVERGNIARADVAAVIVAALDNPGTIGHAWEVVAGDRPIADAITDAL
- a CDS encoding VOC family protein — encoded protein: MDWKIELLSVPVSDIDRSKDFYVKLGFTADHDNRVDETMRFVQLTPPGSACSIVLDKNLGGNMEPGSLEGVQCVVADADAALQQLVDAGVEARGVEEYPWGRFVFFTDPDGNGWALQELPDYSAVQPS
- a CDS encoding YciI family protein, encoding MEFLLLIADAPDGEAGVDLDAEHWVDDLESRGAHLYGNRTRPGAEATIVKVRDGDVVTATGALHEGRDWVAGFDVIECDSLDDAVRIAAAHPMARAGQIQIRPVWPFDDE
- a CDS encoding DUF427 domain-containing protein; its protein translation is MRRKISPVVPGPGQESVWDYPRPPRVEPTDERVVVTLGGVTIADTTDAVRVLETSHPPVYYLPRASFAAGSLEPAPGTSFCEFKGVAGYLTVRGGDAVAESAGWFYPEPSPGFEVLADRVAVYPGAMERCEVDGEQVQPQAGGFYGGWITGRVVGPFKGEPGTLDW
- a CDS encoding alpha/beta hydrolase, producing the protein MTVPARKGIARRLRIGVVAVVVAVLLVAVGVLVWANIVMQGDRDRALEVWTNDAVEVTSTDHSVVIGPTGVASGTGLVFIPGAKVDPYAYLYKLSEIVERTGATVVITKPILNLAFFDQRPLDTFTADVPGVDRWFVGGHSLGGVRACMLADNPEVDGLILFGSYCANDLTGSGLDVLSIAGSRDGLSTPEKIADAAGRLPADADFVEIQGLNHAGFGDYGVQPGDNTATISTEVERDEISDALETLLGP
- a CDS encoding CarD family transcriptional regulator, producing MIFEVGETVVYPHHGAATITAVTTRTVKGEEKKYITLDMHGSDLVVELPVDNAELVGVRDVIDDAGVEAVYAVLRGEAEEEVSNWSRRFKANTEKMGSGDVYRVSEVVRDLWRRDQRAVLSAGEKRMLVKSRQIVVSELSLALGADEEAAIAALDDVLASSLPEPAAAE
- a CDS encoding PspC domain-containing protein, translating into MSTLQRPKSGTMIGGVCAAIANRFGWSVTLVRLLTVASILIPGPQVIIYLILWAFIPKEI
- a CDS encoding sensor histidine kinase; its protein translation is MISTVDGGAAAMRAARSDPGGRSQTGAVLARAIRVLIVVTIVMNLVYLGALLLPGDPASVLINVWLALVATWLPVGVFWLVAVRTSFTRWEVILAAAGVTFNAAGDTFFSLAMDSSGNLPSPSLADLGYLLYYPLTMAALLVLVRRQSRRMTGSVLVDSTLAMLGAAAVLAVVLAPVFDDATIDSAPLDAAIAALYPLFDLLLIAIVVGISASPVLRIGPRWQFLLLGLLLFTGADIAYALLNHEDAYSSGTTLDAAWTAGVAFVALWVDGVDRVKPELPRATSDARLLPVPAMAVLAGLAVLLVATQTSVPTVALVLAAAAVALSVVPVMFRQSMLAHVLEGQEKVVARLTALDRSKSDMIGTVSHEMRTPLTSILGFLELVLDETGGPLPKPAKDMLVVVDRNAHRLHDLVGNMLVLTRLESGDTKLATAPVELGRILARATESLQPFALSRDVDLTTTCGDAAIVEGDEAHLERAFTNMMENAVKFTPAAGSVRVAVASGIASAGRSTVVVTVADTGMGIPESDIPQLFDRFFRAANAQNEAVPGTGLGLAITNDIVRSHGGDISVASVVGRGTTFTVTLPVRQGAGS